In the genome of Bradyrhizobium arachidis, one region contains:
- a CDS encoding aldo/keto reductase yields MEQRKLGSTGPIVSALGLGCMGMSEVYGPADRGEAIATVHAALDAGITLLDTGDFYAMGHNEMLMRDALEEVSREKVQISVKYGALRGPAGEFAGMDTRPAATRNFLAYSLQRLGTDYVDVYRPARLDPNVPIEETIGGIADLVRAGYVRHIGLSEVGSDTIRRAHAVHPIADLQIEYSLIERGIERDILKTCRELGIAVTAYGVLARGLISGHWTKDSGKAGRDYRLMTPRFQGSNLDANLALVEQLRAIATEIGATPAQIAIAWVAAQGKEIVPLIGARTRNRLSEALGATKVTLTPAHLAALAKAFPPNVAAGTRYAAEQMAHLDSEKPATR; encoded by the coding sequence ATGGAACAGCGCAAACTCGGTTCAACCGGCCCTATTGTTTCAGCCCTCGGGCTCGGCTGCATGGGCATGTCGGAAGTCTACGGCCCCGCCGACCGCGGCGAGGCCATCGCCACGGTGCATGCGGCGCTCGATGCCGGCATCACGCTGCTGGATACCGGCGACTTCTACGCCATGGGTCACAACGAGATGCTGATGCGGGACGCACTCGAGGAAGTGTCGCGCGAAAAGGTGCAGATCAGCGTGAAGTACGGCGCGCTGCGCGGACCCGCCGGCGAATTCGCCGGAATGGATACGAGGCCGGCCGCGACCAGGAACTTTCTCGCTTACTCGCTCCAGCGCCTCGGCACCGACTACGTCGACGTCTATCGCCCGGCCCGGCTCGATCCCAACGTGCCGATCGAGGAGACCATCGGCGGCATCGCCGACCTCGTGAGGGCCGGCTATGTCAGGCATATCGGCCTGTCCGAGGTCGGCTCCGACACGATCCGCCGCGCGCATGCCGTGCATCCGATCGCCGATCTCCAGATCGAATATTCGCTGATCGAGCGCGGGATCGAACGCGATATTTTGAAAACCTGCCGCGAGCTCGGCATCGCCGTCACCGCCTACGGCGTGCTCGCGCGCGGCCTGATCAGCGGCCATTGGACGAAGGATTCCGGGAAAGCCGGCCGCGACTACCGGCTGATGACGCCGCGCTTCCAGGGATCCAACCTCGACGCCAATCTCGCGCTGGTGGAGCAGTTGCGCGCCATCGCGACCGAGATCGGCGCCACGCCGGCGCAGATCGCGATCGCCTGGGTGGCGGCGCAAGGCAAGGAGATCGTGCCGCTGATCGGCGCCCGCACCCGCAATCGCCTCAGCGAAGCGCTCGGCGCGACGAAGGTGACGCTGACGCCGGCTCATCTCGCGGCGCTGGCCAAGGCATTTCCGCCGAACGTTGCCGCCGGCACACGTTACGCGGCCGAGCAGATGGCGCATCTCGACAGCGAGAAGCCGGCGACGAGGTAG
- a CDS encoding 2-hydroxyacid dehydrogenase yields MSVKKKPLVVVTRKLPDSIETRMRELFDARINLEDTPMSAEQLAEAARTADVLVPTVTDHITADIVNQPDCKLRLIANFGNGVDNIDVEAAHARGITVTNTPKVLTEDTADMTMALILAVPRRMIEGASILTEGKPWPGWSPTWMLGHRIGGKRLGIIGMGRIGQAVARRARAFGLQIHYHNRRPVAPKIAEELGATYWESLDQMLARMDIISVNCPHTPATYHLLSARRLKLIRKDAYIVNTARGEVTDEDTLIKLIEGGEIGGAGLDVYEHEPAVNPKLVRLAKAGKVTLLPHMGSATIEGRVEMGEKVIINIRTFLDAHKPPDRVLPSML; encoded by the coding sequence ATGTCGGTGAAGAAAAAGCCCCTCGTCGTGGTGACGCGCAAGCTGCCGGACTCGATCGAGACGCGGATGCGCGAGCTGTTCGACGCGCGGATCAATCTCGAGGACACGCCGATGTCGGCCGAGCAACTCGCGGAAGCCGCGCGCACCGCCGACGTGCTGGTTCCGACCGTCACCGACCACATCACCGCCGACATCGTCAACCAGCCGGACTGCAAGCTCCGCCTAATCGCCAATTTCGGCAACGGCGTCGACAATATCGACGTCGAGGCCGCGCATGCCCGCGGCATCACCGTCACCAACACGCCGAAGGTTTTGACCGAGGACACCGCCGACATGACCATGGCGCTGATCCTGGCGGTGCCGCGCCGGATGATCGAAGGCGCCTCGATCCTGACCGAAGGAAAGCCGTGGCCGGGCTGGTCACCGACCTGGATGCTCGGCCACCGCATCGGCGGCAAGCGTCTCGGCATCATCGGCATGGGCCGCATTGGCCAGGCGGTGGCGCGCCGCGCCCGCGCCTTCGGCCTTCAGATCCACTATCACAACCGCCGTCCCGTCGCGCCGAAGATCGCCGAGGAGCTTGGCGCGACCTATTGGGAAAGCCTCGACCAGATGCTGGCGCGGATGGACATCATCTCGGTGAACTGTCCACACACGCCGGCGACCTATCATTTGCTCTCGGCGCGGCGGCTGAAGCTGATCCGCAAGGACGCCTACATCGTCAACACCGCGCGCGGCGAGGTCACCGACGAGGACACGCTGATCAAGCTGATCGAAGGCGGCGAGATCGGCGGCGCCGGCCTCGACGTCTACGAGCACGAGCCCGCGGTGAATCCCAAGCTGGTGCGGCTCGCCAAGGCCGGCAAGGTGACGCTGCTGCCGCATATGGGCTCGGCCACGATCGAGGGCCGCGTCGAGATGGGCGAGAAGGTGATCATCAACATCCGCACCTTCCTCGACGCCCACAAGCCGCCGGATCGCGTGCTGCCGAGCATGCTTTGA
- a CDS encoding GNAT family N-acetyltransferase, whose translation MQTPQLETERLILRPLALSDAPAIQRHFDNWNIIRHLAAVVPWPYPADGAETFVRMQLGKISAGEEINHWVLVLKGCDSEAIGNIHFRPRADGAKGNRGFWLAEPYWGRGLMTEAITAVNDFAFLTLGLDHFYVCNAATNKASRRVKQKTGAEFVGFIELAHHGGQTKSEKWIVRREAWLSGRSVTPVAKPGEI comes from the coding sequence ATGCAGACGCCGCAGCTCGAGACCGAACGCTTGATCCTGCGTCCGCTGGCGCTATCCGACGCGCCTGCGATCCAGCGCCATTTCGACAATTGGAATATCATCCGGCATCTCGCTGCCGTCGTGCCCTGGCCGTATCCGGCTGATGGTGCGGAGACCTTCGTCAGGATGCAGCTCGGCAAGATTTCAGCCGGCGAGGAGATCAATCATTGGGTGCTGGTGCTGAAGGGCTGCGATAGCGAGGCGATCGGCAACATTCATTTCCGTCCCCGTGCCGACGGCGCCAAAGGCAATCGAGGCTTCTGGCTGGCTGAACCCTACTGGGGCCGCGGCCTGATGACGGAGGCCATCACCGCGGTGAACGATTTTGCATTCCTCACGCTCGGCCTCGATCATTTCTACGTCTGCAACGCTGCCACCAACAAGGCCTCGCGCCGGGTCAAGCAGAAGACCGGCGCGGAGTTTGTCGGCTTCATCGAGCTCGCCCATCACGGCGGGCAGACGAAGTCGGAGAAATGGATCGTGCGGCGGGAGGCTTGGCTGAGTGGCAGGTCCGTGACGCCAGTGGCGAAGCCAGGCGAGATTTGA
- a CDS encoding HesA/MoeB/ThiF family protein, translated as MLSPDELERYARHIVLRDVGGPGQAALKRASVLVIGAGGLGAPALMYLAAAGVGTLGVVDDDVVSLSNLQRQVIHTTPDIGRHKVESAAERIAALNPHVRFVGHATWLNADNALSLIGDYDLVLDGSDNFSTRYLVSDACFFAKRPLITAALGTFDGSLTTIRAHERNEQGEFNPTYRCLFPEAPPPGTVPACAEAGVMGALAGVLGSMMALEAIREIVGFGDGLIGRLLMIDARAMRFETLRYGRDPANPLNGDGPVITDLSAHRT; from the coding sequence ATGCTGAGCCCGGACGAACTCGAACGCTATGCCCGCCACATCGTGCTGCGCGATGTCGGCGGTCCCGGCCAGGCTGCGCTGAAAAGGGCTTCCGTGCTGGTGATCGGCGCCGGCGGGCTCGGCGCGCCCGCTTTGATGTATCTGGCCGCAGCCGGCGTCGGCACGCTCGGCGTGGTCGACGACGACGTGGTCTCGCTGTCCAATCTCCAGCGTCAGGTGATCCACACCACGCCCGATATCGGCCGCCACAAGGTCGAGAGTGCGGCGGAGCGGATCGCCGCGCTCAATCCGCATGTGCGCTTCGTCGGACACGCCACCTGGCTCAACGCGGATAACGCACTCAGCCTGATCGGCGACTACGATCTCGTGCTCGACGGCTCCGACAATTTCTCGACGCGCTATCTGGTCTCCGACGCCTGCTTCTTCGCGAAGCGGCCGCTGATCACGGCGGCGCTCGGCACTTTCGACGGCTCGCTCACCACCATCCGCGCGCATGAGAGGAACGAGCAGGGCGAATTCAACCCAACCTATCGCTGCCTGTTTCCGGAAGCGCCGCCGCCCGGCACGGTGCCGGCCTGTGCGGAAGCCGGCGTCATGGGCGCGCTTGCAGGCGTGCTGGGCTCGATGATGGCGCTGGAGGCGATCCGCGAGATTGTCGGCTTCGGCGACGGCCTCATCGGCCGCCTCCTGATGATCGATGCGCGCGCGATGCGCTTTGAGACGCTGCGGTACGGACGTGATCCCGCCAATCCGCTCAATGGCGACGGGCCTGTGATCACCGATCTCAGCGCCCATCGCACCTGA
- the mutM gene encoding bifunctional DNA-formamidopyrimidine glycosylase/DNA-(apurinic or apyrimidinic site) lyase, translating into MPELPEVETVRRGLQPVMEGAKILKAEARRPDLRFPFQPDFVARLKGQVVTGLGRRAKYLMADLASGDVLLMHLGMSGSFRVVKPDNEAAPGEFHYPRGKDSTHDHVLFRMSSGADIVFNDPRRFGYMKVIARNALDDEPLLRGLGPEPLGNEFDAAMLARSCEGKTTSLKAALLDQRVVAGLGNIYVCEALHRSHLSPRRIAATLATKGRKGAGGGEPTDHAKRLVSAIHTVLNDAIKAGGSSLRDHRQTSGELGYFQHSFKVYDREGEKCTTPGCGGTVKRFTQNGRSTFWCPKCQK; encoded by the coding sequence ATGCCTGAATTGCCCGAAGTCGAGACCGTCCGCCGCGGCCTTCAGCCCGTCATGGAAGGCGCAAAAATCCTCAAGGCGGAGGCCCGCCGGCCTGATCTGCGCTTTCCGTTCCAGCCGGACTTCGTGGCCCGGCTCAAGGGGCAGGTCGTCACGGGCCTCGGCCGCCGCGCAAAATATCTCATGGCCGATCTCGCCTCCGGCGACGTGCTGCTGATGCATCTGGGCATGTCGGGCTCGTTTCGCGTCGTCAAGCCGGACAACGAGGCGGCCCCCGGCGAGTTTCACTATCCGAGGGGTAAGGACTCCACGCACGACCATGTGCTGTTTCGGATGTCCTCCGGCGCCGACATCGTCTTCAACGATCCGCGCCGCTTCGGTTACATGAAAGTGATCGCGCGCAACGCGCTCGACGATGAGCCGCTGCTGCGCGGGCTCGGCCCCGAGCCGCTCGGCAACGAATTCGACGCCGCGATGCTGGCTCGGTCGTGCGAAGGCAAGACCACGAGCCTCAAAGCGGCGCTGCTCGACCAGCGCGTGGTCGCGGGTCTCGGCAACATCTATGTCTGTGAAGCGCTGCACCGCTCGCATCTGTCGCCGCGCCGGATCGCCGCGACGCTCGCGACCAAGGGCCGCAAGGGCGCTGGCGGCGGCGAGCCGACCGATCACGCGAAGCGGCTCGTCAGCGCGATTCACACCGTGCTGAACGACGCCATCAAGGCCGGCGGATCGTCGCTGCGCGATCACCGCCAGACCTCGGGCGAACTCGGTTACTTCCAGCACTCCTTCAAGGTCTATGACCGCGAGGGCGAGAAATGCACGACGCCCGGCTGCGGCGGCACGGTCAAGCGTTTCACCCAGAATGGCCGGTCGACCTTCTGGTGTCCGAAGTGCCAGAAGTAG
- a CDS encoding LysR family transcriptional regulator, translated as MADPDLRDLDVFLAVARTRNFRRAAVEMRASVSSLSQRLRDLEERLGVRLMNRTTRSVALTEAGELLLSRVAPALRDVGDALDQVRGLREVASGRLRINAPPPAVDLVLAPMVGPFLAAHPQVDLDIVSESGFVDIVSGGYDAGVRYGEHLAQDMVAIPLSGPQSYVVVASPDYIARRGRPLHPKDLLEHDCIRARYSSGVMHDLEFEKAGQIVKVDPPAKLISTNMNLAMRAALDGVGVWATLDGYVGDPVKSGALVSLMEDWCEPFPGPFLYYPSRRQTPPALRAFIEFVAEWRKREERGK; from the coding sequence ATGGCCGATCCCGACCTGCGCGATCTCGACGTCTTTCTGGCGGTCGCCCGCACCCGCAATTTCCGGCGTGCGGCGGTCGAAATGCGCGCGTCGGTATCGAGCCTTAGCCAGCGGCTGCGGGACCTCGAGGAGCGCCTCGGCGTCCGCCTGATGAACCGGACCACCCGCAGCGTCGCGCTAACCGAAGCCGGCGAGCTGCTGCTGTCGCGCGTCGCCCCGGCGCTGCGCGATGTCGGCGACGCCCTGGATCAAGTGCGGGGCCTGCGCGAGGTCGCCTCGGGCCGGCTGCGCATCAACGCACCGCCGCCGGCGGTCGACCTCGTGCTGGCGCCGATGGTCGGCCCATTCCTCGCCGCGCATCCGCAGGTCGACCTCGACATCGTCTCGGAAAGCGGCTTCGTCGACATCGTGAGCGGGGGCTATGACGCCGGCGTGCGCTACGGCGAGCATCTTGCGCAGGACATGGTCGCGATTCCGCTGAGCGGTCCGCAGAGTTACGTCGTCGTGGCGTCACCCGATTACATCGCGCGTCGCGGCAGGCCGCTCCATCCGAAGGACCTGCTCGAACATGATTGCATCCGCGCCCGTTACTCGAGCGGCGTCATGCACGATCTGGAGTTCGAGAAAGCGGGCCAGATCGTGAAGGTCGATCCGCCGGCAAAACTGATCTCGACGAATATGAATCTTGCGATGCGCGCTGCGCTTGATGGCGTCGGTGTCTGGGCAACGCTCGACGGCTATGTCGGCGATCCCGTGAAGTCCGGCGCGCTGGTCAGCCTGATGGAAGATTGGTGCGAGCCGTTTCCGGGCCCGTTCCTGTATTATCCGAGCCGTCGCCAGACGCCGCCCGCGCTGCGTGCCTTCATCGAGTTCGTCGCGGAGTGGCGCAAGCGCGAAGAGCGCGGGAAGTAA
- a CDS encoding aldehyde dehydrogenase codes for MKTYQLYINGQYVDPANGEWFDTVDPYQGKPWAKIPRGSAADADKAVKAANEAMWRGPWAKMKASARGKVMHKLGDLVAANAERLAEIEVRDNGKLMAEMLGQLRYHPEWWWYFGGLVDKLEGGLVPIDKVDTFAYTTHEPVGVVAALTAWNSPLLFVAWKCAAALAAGCAVVVKPSEFTSASTLEFAALTKEAGIPDGIFNVVTGFGPEIGSELISHPGVAKITFTGSDTTGARVYETAARSLKRVSLELGGKSPNIVFEDADLAAAAAGAVSGIFAATGQTCIAGSRLLVQRSIKDKFVDRLLELARSAKIGNPMQADTNIGPVTTPAQYKKILDYIDIAKAEGARCLLGGKPATGEGIIGGQFVEPTIFTDVDNTMRIAREEVFGPVLSIIAFDTEEDAIRIANDTIYGLAAGIWTRDLARAIRVPKQLRAGTVWVNTYRAISYMMPFGGMKHSGVGRESGIDAVREYQETKSVWISTATDVPANPFVMR; via the coding sequence ATGAAGACCTATCAGCTCTACATCAACGGCCAATATGTCGACCCAGCCAATGGCGAGTGGTTCGACACGGTTGATCCTTATCAGGGCAAGCCCTGGGCAAAAATTCCCCGCGGATCGGCTGCCGACGCCGACAAGGCCGTGAAGGCGGCCAATGAGGCGATGTGGCGCGGCCCATGGGCGAAAATGAAGGCCTCCGCGCGTGGCAAGGTCATGCACAAGCTTGGCGACCTCGTTGCTGCAAACGCGGAACGTCTTGCCGAGATCGAGGTGCGTGACAACGGCAAGCTGATGGCCGAGATGCTGGGCCAGCTTCGCTACCATCCGGAATGGTGGTGGTACTTTGGCGGACTGGTCGACAAGCTGGAAGGCGGCCTCGTGCCGATCGACAAGGTCGACACCTTCGCCTACACGACGCATGAGCCTGTCGGCGTCGTCGCGGCGCTGACCGCCTGGAACTCACCGCTGCTCTTTGTCGCGTGGAAATGCGCCGCAGCACTCGCCGCCGGCTGCGCCGTCGTGGTCAAGCCGTCGGAATTCACCTCGGCCAGCACGCTGGAATTTGCGGCGCTGACGAAGGAAGCCGGTATTCCCGACGGCATCTTCAACGTCGTCACGGGCTTCGGCCCCGAGATCGGCAGCGAGCTGATCTCGCATCCCGGCGTCGCCAAGATCACCTTTACCGGCTCAGACACGACAGGCGCGCGGGTTTACGAGACCGCCGCACGCAGCCTGAAGCGTGTGTCGCTCGAGCTCGGCGGCAAGTCTCCCAACATCGTGTTCGAGGATGCCGATCTCGCCGCGGCAGCCGCCGGTGCCGTCTCCGGCATTTTTGCCGCGACTGGCCAGACCTGCATCGCCGGATCGCGCCTGCTCGTGCAACGCTCGATCAAGGACAAGTTCGTGGACCGCCTGCTGGAGCTCGCACGCTCGGCCAAGATCGGCAATCCAATGCAGGCTGACACCAACATCGGCCCCGTCACGACGCCCGCGCAGTACAAGAAGATCCTCGACTATATCGATATCGCCAAGGCCGAAGGGGCGCGCTGCCTGCTCGGCGGCAAGCCGGCTACGGGCGAAGGCATCATCGGCGGCCAGTTCGTCGAGCCGACGATCTTTACCGATGTCGACAATACGATGCGGATCGCGCGCGAGGAGGTGTTCGGCCCGGTGCTCTCGATCATCGCCTTCGACACCGAGGAAGACGCCATCCGCATCGCCAATGACACGATCTACGGTCTTGCGGCAGGCATCTGGACCCGCGACCTCGCGCGCGCCATCCGCGTGCCAAAGCAGCTGCGCGCCGGAACAGTGTGGGTGAACACCTATCGCGCCATCAGCTACATGATGCCATTCGGCGGCATGAAGCACTCCGGCGTCGGCCGCGAAAGCGGCATCGACGCAGTGCGCGAGTATCAGGAAACCAAGAGCGTCTGGATCTCGACCGCGACGGACGTGCCAGCCAATCCGTTCGTGATGCGGTAG
- a CDS encoding ParA family protein, whose protein sequence is MHTIVLATQKGGSGKSTLAIGLALAAKQAGFTVRLIETDPQGTLSNWLRRRNTDDVVVEPIYHAADYEPRLKMLADSGLQVAIVDTAAGLSAVTTAAIRHSDLCLIPSRPTVADIEATVSTLSVARAWKRPYSFVLNQTPIRGQRIDNAAVALAEEAALDLAEVLARPLIVMRNDHQDSLASGLAVSEFAPNGKSADEIRGLWRWIENRLELEATTNVLIDQVILAANGVLHVAAGLAADETTTLAS, encoded by the coding sequence ATGCATACGATCGTACTGGCCACCCAAAAGGGCGGCAGTGGCAAGAGCACGCTCGCCATCGGCCTCGCGCTGGCAGCCAAGCAGGCCGGCTTCACCGTCCGCCTGATCGAGACCGACCCACAGGGCACGCTGTCCAACTGGCTGCGTCGCCGCAACACCGACGATGTCGTCGTCGAGCCGATCTATCACGCCGCCGATTACGAGCCGCGCCTGAAGATGCTGGCCGACAGCGGCCTCCAAGTCGCGATCGTCGACACCGCGGCCGGCCTGTCCGCCGTGACCACCGCCGCGATCCGCCATTCCGACCTCTGCCTGATCCCGTCCCGCCCGACCGTCGCCGACATCGAGGCGACCGTCTCGACGCTGAGCGTCGCGCGCGCCTGGAAGCGGCCCTACAGCTTCGTGCTGAACCAGACCCCGATCCGCGGCCAGCGCATCGACAATGCCGCGGTCGCGCTCGCCGAGGAGGCCGCGCTCGATCTCGCTGAGGTGCTCGCGCGTCCCCTGATCGTGATGCGCAACGACCACCAGGATTCGCTCGCCTCGGGCCTCGCCGTCAGCGAGTTCGCGCCGAACGGCAAGTCGGCGGACGAGATCCGCGGCCTCTGGCGCTGGATCGAGAACCGGCTCGAGCTCGAGGCCACGACCAACGTCCTCATCGACCAGGTCATCTTGGCCGCGAACGGCGTGTTGCACGTCGCCGCCGGGCTTGCGGCAGACGAGACCACGACACTGGCGTCCTGA
- the ggt gene encoding gamma-glutamyltransferase has translation MGGNWRDRTATTFECQKMPAVSSRGMVVSNHPLASSAGAEMLAAGGNAIDAAIATLFTLTVVEPMMVGIIGGGMAHIRLSDGSHRFIDGQSTVPAAVRDTTYTSKPGSAHDVFDTVGNENLNGPKAVAVPGSLKAWCETLQRFGTMPLADVMQPAIKHAARGYAATPYLHECISESAAEMRKDKPIAAIYLPDGEPLKVGERVVQAEYAETLRYIADHGEKALYEGPLGDILVDYMETTGGFIRRNDLSNYKTVERQPIRADYRGWAILGPPPPAASGVHITQMLNILEGYDIGGLGFGTPETIHYLAEVLKIAFADRAAASGDPDYVGVPVEKLTSKAYAEERRRAIDPARAQAWGAGVSQLEGAHTTHMTAADAFGNVVATTQTINNLFGAKIMIPGLGAIANNYMNLFDPRPGHALSVAPGKRVTTSMSPMMALRDGKLRYALGLPGGKRIFPSAMQALVNLIDHDMSLQEAVEAPRVWTEGNALEVEQTVPDSVRLGLAALGHEVQPVATVAGGMNGIAFHDDGTMTGAACWRADGTPVGISGGLAKSGIRFRLG, from the coding sequence ATGGGCGGAAATTGGCGCGACCGGACGGCAACTACCTTTGAATGCCAGAAGATGCCGGCGGTTTCGAGCCGCGGCATGGTGGTGAGCAACCACCCGCTGGCCTCCAGTGCCGGCGCCGAGATGCTGGCGGCCGGCGGCAACGCTATCGATGCCGCGATCGCGACCCTGTTCACCCTGACCGTGGTCGAGCCGATGATGGTCGGCATCATCGGCGGCGGTATGGCGCATATCCGTCTCTCCGACGGCAGCCACCGCTTCATCGACGGCCAGAGCACCGTGCCGGCCGCGGTGCGCGACACCACCTACACCTCCAAACCGGGCTCGGCGCACGACGTTTTCGACACTGTCGGCAACGAGAACCTCAACGGCCCGAAGGCGGTCGCAGTGCCGGGCTCGCTGAAGGCCTGGTGCGAGACGCTGCAAAGGTTCGGCACCATGCCGCTCGCCGATGTCATGCAGCCGGCGATCAAGCATGCCGCGCGCGGCTATGCGGCGACGCCTTATCTGCACGAATGCATCAGCGAGAGCGCCGCCGAGATGCGCAAGGACAAGCCGATCGCGGCGATCTACCTGCCTGATGGCGAGCCGCTGAAGGTCGGCGAGCGGGTGGTGCAGGCCGAATATGCCGAGACCTTGCGATATATCGCCGATCACGGCGAGAAGGCGCTGTACGAAGGGCCGCTCGGCGACATTCTCGTCGACTACATGGAGACGACCGGCGGCTTCATCCGCCGCAACGACCTCAGCAATTACAAGACCGTCGAGCGGCAGCCGATCCGCGCCGACTATCGCGGCTGGGCCATCCTTGGCCCGCCGCCGCCAGCGGCCTCCGGCGTGCATATCACGCAGATGCTGAACATTTTGGAGGGTTACGACATAGGCGGTCTCGGCTTCGGCACGCCCGAGACCATCCACTATCTCGCCGAAGTGCTGAAGATCGCCTTCGCCGACCGCGCCGCGGCCAGCGGCGATCCTGACTATGTCGGCGTGCCCGTGGAGAAGCTGACCTCGAAGGCCTATGCCGAGGAGCGCCGTCGCGCCATCGATCCGGCACGGGCGCAGGCCTGGGGCGCCGGCGTGTCGCAGCTCGAAGGCGCGCATACCACGCATATGACGGCGGCGGATGCCTTCGGCAACGTGGTCGCGACCACGCAGACCATCAACAATCTGTTCGGTGCCAAGATCATGATCCCGGGCCTGGGCGCCATCGCCAACAACTACATGAACCTGTTTGATCCGCGTCCGGGCCATGCGCTGTCGGTCGCGCCAGGCAAGCGCGTGACCACCTCGATGTCACCGATGATGGCCTTGCGTGACGGCAAGCTGCGCTATGCGCTCGGCCTGCCCGGCGGGAAGCGCATCTTCCCGAGCGCGATGCAGGCGCTGGTCAACCTGATCGACCACGACATGAGCCTGCAGGAAGCCGTCGAGGCGCCGCGGGTCTGGACTGAGGGCAATGCGCTGGAGGTCGAGCAGACCGTGCCGGATAGCGTGCGTCTAGGGCTCGCCGCGCTCGGCCACGAGGTGCAACCCGTCGCAACCGTCGCCGGCGGCATGAACGGCATCGCCTTCCATGACGACGGCACCATGACGGGCGCCGCCTGCTGGCGCGCGGACGGCACGCCAGTTGGGATTTCGGGTGGGCTCGCGAAGAGCGGGATCCGGTTCAGACTGGGCTAG
- a CDS encoding serine protease: protein MRSMLAATLMLASAAAANAQMTTPQVPGTKPKVVQTVPIKPPALQTPSETADGMTQGERLSLQSDLAWVGQYNGAITGDVSTRMVEAIKEYQKLKGGKPTGVLNPQERAALADTARRKQESVGWKIVTEMTSGARLGIPAKLVPQQVTDANGSKWTSPTGTVQVLLSRRKEANPTTAKLADAEKKEPAGRKVDYTVVKPDFFVLSGLQGLKKFYVRGTFKGDEVRIMTILYDQATENTVEPVVIAMSSAFNAFPSGPQAGPPPRKTVEYGTGIVVSDDGAIIADRLVTDSCLAITIAGYGSADRLAEDKEHDLALLHIYGARGLKPLSLAGGGMKTSVDIIGIADPQSQGGAANISTVKGALAPVTSSDSALSPPPAVGFSGGPTIDGDGKFAGITLLKPAMVAGPATAVPASQAVMVSAETVRDFLKANAVTANGTSTDAKASVVRVICVRK from the coding sequence ATGAGATCGATGCTTGCGGCAACACTGATGTTGGCGTCTGCCGCGGCTGCGAACGCCCAGATGACGACGCCACAGGTCCCCGGCACCAAGCCGAAGGTCGTCCAGACCGTTCCGATCAAGCCGCCCGCCCTCCAGACGCCGTCGGAAACGGCGGACGGCATGACGCAGGGCGAGCGGCTGTCGCTCCAGTCTGATCTTGCCTGGGTCGGCCAGTATAACGGCGCCATCACTGGCGATGTCAGCACGCGGATGGTCGAGGCCATCAAGGAATACCAGAAGCTCAAGGGCGGCAAGCCGACCGGCGTGCTCAACCCGCAGGAGCGCGCCGCGCTCGCCGACACCGCGCGGCGGAAGCAGGAGAGCGTCGGCTGGAAGATCGTGACGGAGATGACCAGCGGCGCGCGGCTCGGCATTCCCGCAAAGCTGGTGCCGCAGCAGGTGACCGACGCCAACGGCTCGAAATGGACCTCGCCGACCGGAACCGTGCAGGTGCTGCTGAGCCGCCGCAAGGAGGCAAACCCGACGACCGCGAAGCTCGCGGACGCCGAGAAGAAGGAGCCGGCCGGCCGCAAGGTCGACTACACCGTGGTGAAGCCCGACTTCTTCGTGCTGTCGGGGCTCCAGGGCCTGAAGAAGTTTTACGTCCGCGGCACCTTCAAGGGTGACGAGGTCCGCATCATGACGATCCTCTACGACCAGGCCACCGAGAACACTGTCGAGCCCGTCGTGATCGCGATGTCGAGTGCGTTCAATGCATTCCCGTCAGGACCGCAGGCCGGTCCGCCGCCGCGCAAGACCGTCGAATACGGCACTGGCATCGTCGTCAGCGACGACGGCGCGATTATCGCGGATCGCCTCGTCACCGATAGCTGCCTCGCGATCACCATTGCCGGCTATGGCAGCGCCGACCGCCTCGCCGAGGACAAGGAGCACGATCTCGCGCTGCTGCACATCTACGGCGCGCGCGGCCTGAAGCCGCTCAGCCTCGCCGGAGGCGGGATGAAGACGAGTGTCGATATCATTGGCATCGCCGATCCCCAAAGCCAGGGCGGCGCGGCCAACATATCGACCGTCAAGGGCGCGCTGGCGCCGGTCACATCGAGCGATTCCGCATTGTCACCGCCGCCCGCGGTCGGCTTCTCCGGCGGCCCGACCATCGACGGCGATGGCAAGTTCGCCGGCATCACGCTGTTGAAGCCGGCGATGGTCGCGGGGCCCGCGACGGCAGTGCCGGCATCGCAGGCGGTGATGGTCTCCGCGGAGACGGTGCGCGATTTCCTGAAAGCGAACGCCGTCACCGCGAACGGCACGTCCACTGACGCGAAGGCGTCCGTCGTGCGCGTAATCTGCGTACGGAAGTAG